Genomic DNA from Mixophyes fleayi isolate aMixFle1 chromosome 7, aMixFle1.hap1, whole genome shotgun sequence:
ttgccggtTAGCCCCTGCTCCTCCATTGTTTGAAGGGCTACAGATCAATCCTGACATGACAGCCATTCCTGCAGAGTGACAATCATGCAACGTGATCTAGACTGACTTTCATGGCTGTGAAGCAGGGCTGACAACCCGGCCCTTTCCCAAAATCGTCCATGAGAACCTTCACAATCAGGATCAATAGGTCATTCATTATTTGTGAAGTGACCTGGTAGTGTTTATAATAGAAAGCCTGGCTTCAATAGCACGCTGTGTGAATGTTAGGGACAGCTGACATCGCAAAAGACGGTCTACAGCACAAAGCATGAAAGTATTCTAGAAAACAACTATCAAAGTTAAGGGACATTTGAATTGAGTAaatatacacaggacatgtacaGGTCCGGTGTGAAATGGCCTTATTCAAACCGGTTTGTAATTCAATAAAATTTGGCTGCGTCAAAGACATCAAACTTGTTTCTAGTACAACTAATTTTTTAGGCAGATTCAGTTTGGGACAAAATCGCAGTTAAAACGAAAGAATTTAAACCAAATTATAAAATGTAGCCTTTTTAAACTTATAtggctacattttatagtatttttactatttttttccatttgaacCAGCCTGTTCCCCTAACTCGAACTTAGCTCAATTTTTTTACTCTAAagcttaaggggcatattcaattgtctggtTCCCGCggcgcgtaaaaactattaccgttattacatagttagctggatttcagggagctgcgagctgaaatccagcgagaaaactaccttAACGTTTTTTccgagcactattaccgtaataacggtaataatgcgcggaccaCGAGATTtccggcgtttccgccgacaattgaatatgcccctaagaattaaTCGTAAATTTTCGAACTTCATAGCCAATTCCAGTAACTGATTCaagaaccactttgaaacaaatttgAACATCTCTACTCTGCACCTGCTCCATCACCCAAAATTTGGTTGGCCTCCTTAGCTTGAGCACTTGTCAATCAACATCCATACCAGTGATCGCATTAATGTCTGCACAGGCCTCTATGACGCCTTACAAAGCCCAGGCACTCTTCAAAATCATCCTCAAGCGTATTTCTGCGCACACTGCAAAGCTATGTTAAACCATAGAAGATAACCTCCCAGATCCCCGAACtgacaaaatgtgtgctacaagaaaatggccaccactcTCCTGCACACAGATGTAGTCATTTCACAACTAGGTCCATTTATGTGAGAGCAGCGGCCATTCTCTTGTAGCACAAGCCCTGATAAATAAAATTTATGTACCAGGaggaggtgtgctacaagaacATGGCTGCTCTTCAGCATTTTCTTCTCCCCACGGTTTTCCTCAGGATACCTGGCCAGTGAGATGGTCCTGCACACAGAATAAGGGTGTGTGTCACTGACTGCgagtgtctctgtgtctgtctgtgtgtcccccTTCTTTTTACAATTAGGAAGTCCTAATAACTTCAAGACTTACTAACAAATTGAAGTTTATGTAGTTGTCAAACTTCCAGTGGCAGCACAGTGATCTACagatatgggatctattatcttctagaatgttctggACTTGGGAGATTTCCACATAATGTAAATCACACCAAtgtaaatgcatctaaaattacaccaaattattaaaaaagaaaaaattatccTATTCATAATTATCCAGAAAGTGAAGCGGGAGCCTCATGCAATGAGCTTGTATGTGCATTTCTGCTTAATATGGTACTGAAATCAacctttatgcatttttttttttttttaaaaactttataattacaattataataaaataattttaaaagtacACCAAGATTATCTCATCCCTTGATCCTTCAAGCCACCAAAAGTTACATGCTTTAGCAAAACACCCCTAAATTCTCCATGTCTGTTgggattatttacattttattatgctcAGAATAGTAGCACTGAATTCTGCAGTTTATTGCAAAGCAAATTACTATTTGAAAAGCGTTGATAATGGATTACTGTAGTGGATATTAGCTGCTTGGCAATCATGCCGGGCAACATTCATACAATTATATTTCTGGGACAGACAATTGACAATCCAGCTGATTAATCTGCATCATTATGGATAAAATCTATCCcagcacaaacaaaacaaagtaaaGACAAATAATATAAAACCTATTTTACTTGTTTAAACATTGTAATACATGATATTGCTGTATATAATGCAGcaggtacatattatgggatTGTTgatatgatatgtgtgtgtttaagGAGTATGTAACTACACTATTTgacataatataatttatattatgtcAAAGGTTGTGTATTGCAGCACTGCATAGTTTAAGTGAAATAACTGATGTTACTTAACTAAACATGTCCGCCATGTATCCTTCACTCCTCTACAGTATGTTGCCATGTTAGGgggattattattaatattgatttaaaggagccacagtgctccacagcatcaCATAGCGGTGAGATGTGTTTCTCAAACAGCGATAGACAATCTGGTACACTTCAGTGGCCGCATGGCCTTCAAAatggccgcacacacacacacagaccagggttaattttgtcagcagccaataaccgactagtatgtttttggagtgtggggggaaagttacgaaaacacggggagaacatataaactccacattacctttaatctctGCAATATgttgaaacaatacatttaatcaaagagagagagacacctatctgtaataacattacAGTTTACAAGCTATATCAAACAAATATGACCGCAGGGGCCGCAGGTTAAGGCTCGAAGAGTGAAAACAGAAGGTGAAACACCCTTTAAAGAAAAATACAGCAGTTTATGGGGGACatagaacaaaataaaatatgtaatggcCAAAATAAGAGAGAAGCCTGGATCTACAAATCAATTCTGTTAAAGATATTGTCCCCTTTTACACAACACTCTTTCAGTTGTACCTACACAGTTGCCTATCTTAGTACCAGAATAACAAGGCCGTAATTTGCATCCTGTGCAATATACCCAATATATTTAACTAATGCGATGTTTGACTGTATCAAACACAGGTTCTGTTCATTCAGGTCCTCTATTAATGAATCCAAGAAGACCAAGAAGGGAAAGGTTTGATGTAGGACTGTACATGTTACATACCTGCCCTATTCTAAGCTCTGCACCTGTATCACAATATCCAGCAAAGCACAAGTTTTGATTTCACCACCTTCCCACTGCTAATTTTCACCCATTTTCTAATCTGGAAAATTGCTGGACTTTTgtgaggaaaaaaatatattaaattcagCTGTTCCACCAGTATGCACATTTCCAGCACAAGAAATTTAGATCTAATTTTAACATTAGGGTTTTTCCTTACCTGCTCCGCTCCGTACACGGTAGCAAACTGCACAAAGTCTTCCATTTTCACAAAGCCATCTTTATCTCTGTCCAGAGCTTCAAATACAGCTCGGAGACGGGCCAGCTCATCCCCAGAACAAGGAGTGCTGTTGTCCAGAGAAAATCCCAAAAGTGGGTCGCACTCCCTAAACGACATGGGAGCAGAAGCCGAATCCTGTGAGTCGGCAGGCTGGTGGAGGCCACATGACAACAGCTGGACACTTTCCAATGGTGAACCTGTACGAGTCAATGGCAAATCAGCAGTGGCGATACATTGAGGCAAAGGCGTGGTCCCAAAACTGGAGTTTGACTGAGGCGGTCCATAAGGTATGCCACTTGGAGGCAATTCAAAAGAAGAGTCTGAACAAGCTGTGGTCAACTGGCCGAGGTTGGAAGAAGTTGAGCAAGAGTTTGAGTTGAGCAAAatctgtttttcttttacatcgCATGGCGGCAATTCCACGATTTGGAAGGGAGTGTTCGTTTCAGGGAGAGGTGACTTACTCATCTCAAGTGGTATGTTTTCAGCAGAGTCATTCAATAAATCCAAGGGGTCTTGTGCTACAATCACTTGTAACTGTGCGGTTTCACCAAGCAATCCTAATGAAGATGAACCCATTTCAGATGGAGGCAAGAAAGAGTCATCAAAACTAGGAGGAGATGTTTCTTCCTTTTCAAGAGGtgactccattttgtaaacttGTGATTGTGAACAAGACTGTGACGTGTCACAATGAGGCAATGGGCTAGTAACATTAGCAAAGGTCACACTTTCGAAGGACGGACTGGAGTAAGATGGCCCAATGCTTGGACTGGTAGGCAAGCTTTCTGTTTCCTGCTGTAACCAGTCAGGTTCAAACAATAAATTCAAGCAATAGAAGTTGGATTGGTCAGTTTCAGGACTGAGGGGGCAGTGGTCAATCTGAGAGTTGGCACCATGAAGGGAACAGGGAATATGGCATTTTAAACTACTTTCAGAAGGTGGCTTAGCTTCAAAGCCCATATTTGATAGGTTATCAGATAATGGTTCACCTTCGCTGTTAAAGTCTTTTTGACCACTAGAAATGATAACGGGTGACTGGGCAGTTATAGGGTAGGACTTGTGTTGTTGGGAATAGGCTGCTTCTTCCTCAATGAAAGGCAATTGTTCTGTCCTAAAACCGTTGTCCATTATGGATTGAGATAATATATCTACTTTGCAACAAAGCTGTTCACTGTCCTTTTGTGGGTATACTAACTCATCAGCTTGTAAATGTGAGAAAATATCACAAAGGGACAATAAATCACCGGAAAGGGTAAATTGGTCCGTTTCTGGGGACATTTTGGTAGAGTCTGGGGGCGTATCtaaacaaaatattgaaaaacTGTCATCAATTTCATTAACTTGATTCCTAGAGTTGCCTGGAGGTAAATTCAAACACAGGTCAGACTCACAATCTAGAGTCACACAAGGAAGGTCCATTTGGTCCAAGTTTAGTGTCCAATCCCAAGTCAACTGGGATTCTTCTAGAGGTTTATTGGGAAGTTTGGTGTTAGACTGGGATGTTTGACTGCTATTTGAAAGACAGTCAAACAATTCTAGATATGATTCAGACTGGTCAGCATCAGAAACAAATGAGGATTTAGACTCTGGCAACTCGACAGGGCTGGGTGCCACAGAGGATGGTTCAGAGGAGGCAAACCAGTTAGGTGTTGCAGAAAATGATTCAGAAGAAGGAAACCGGTCAGTGTTGGGTGCCACAGAGGACTCAGATAGGGGCAGATGGTTAATAGTGGGTGTTATAGATAATTCAGACAATGACAACTGATCAGTGTTGGGTACCACATAGGATGATTCAAACAAGGGCAATTGGGAAGAAGTGGGCACCACAAAAGATTCGGACAGGGGCAAATGGTCAGTGTTGAGTGCTACAAAGGATTTAGAGATGGGCAAAGGGTCGGTGTTCAGTGATATGTAGGATTCACACAAAGGTATCTGGCCAGTTTTGTGGAGCATACAGGAATCCGTTAAGAGCAAATTATCTTTTTCGGTAGGAACAGATTTTTCAGACAGATGTGGCTGGTCAGGGTCATTGGCCAAATAAAATTCAGATAAGTTTAAATAATCAGTGTCAGGGCCTACAGAGGATTCACCAAGTGGGAATATGTCAGAGTCATGTGCTGAATAAGAATCAGACAGGGACAAATGCTCAGTATTGGGATCCAAAAGAGTTTCTGACAGAGGCAAATGGTTAATGTCATGAGCGAAATCAATTTCCAACTGGGTCAACTGGTCAATGTGGGGTACCACAGAGCATTCTGGCAGATGCTGGCCAGTGTCAGACAAAAAAGATTCAGACTGGGGCAACAGGTCAGGGTCCAAACACGATTCAGACTGGGGCAACAGGTCAGGGTCCAAACACGATTCAGACTGGGGAAACTGGTCAGGGTCCAAACACGATTCAGACTGGGGAAACTGGTCAGGGTCCAAACACGATTCAGACTGGGGAAACAGGTCAGGGTCCAAACACGATTCAGACTGGGGCAACAGGTCAGGGTCCAAACACGATTCAGACTGGGGCAACAGGTCAGGGTCCAAACACGATTCAGGCTGGGGAAACAGGTCAGGGTCCAAACACGATTCAGACTGGGGAAACAGGTCAGGGTCCAAACACGATTCAGACTGGGGAAACTGGTCAGGGTCCAAACACGATTCAGACTGGGGAAACTGGTCAGGGTCCAAACACGATTCAGACTGGGGAAACTGGTCAGGGTCCATACACGATTCAGACTGGGGAAACTGGTCAGGGTCCAAACACGATTCAGACTGGGGAAACTGGTCAGGGTCCATACACGATTCAGACTGGGGAAACTGGTCAGGGTCCAAACACGATTCAGACTGGGGAAACTGGTCAGGGTCCAAACACGATTCAGACTGGGGAAACTGGTCAGGGTCCAAACACGATTCAGACTGGGGAAACTGGTCAGGGTCCAAACACGATTCAGACTGGGGAAACTGGTCAGGGTCCAAACACGATTCAGACTGGGGAAACTGGTCAGGTTCCAAACACGATTCAAACTGGGGAAACTGGTATAGGTCCAAACACGATTCAGACTGGGTCAAATGTTCACTGTTGAGGTTCAAACATGATTCAGTCTTGGGCAACTGGCTACTGTCGGGGTCCAAACAGGATTCAAGCGGAGACACCTCATTGTCAAAATGGGATTCAGAATATGTACACTGTTCAATGTCAGAGTCCAAATTTGACTCAGAGTGGGGCAACTGCACAGTGTTCGGATCCAAACAGCATTCAGACTGAGGCAGTTCATTTACAAAATGGGATTCAATCTGTTTTTCCTGATCAATGTAAGGGTTCAATTGAGATTCAGAATGGGACAATTGCTCATTGTTGTGGTTCACATAGGATTCAGACTGGAAGAGCTGTTGAGAGCTAGGATCAAAATGGGATTCAGACTGGGGCAACTGGCCACTGTCGGGGTCCAAAAAGGATTCAGACTGGAGCAACTGGTCATTATAAGGGTCCACACAGGATTCAGACTGGGGCAACTGGTCATTATAAGGGTCCACACAGGATTCAGACTGGGGCAACTGGTCATTATAAGGGTCCAAACAGGATTCAGACTGGGGCAACTGGTCATTATAAGGGTCCAAACAGGATTCAGACTGGGGCAACTGGTCATTATAAGGGTCCAAACAGGATTCAGACTGGGGCAACTGGTCATTATAAGGGTCCAAACAGGATTCAGACTGGGGCAACTGGTCATTATAAGGGTCCAAACAGGATTCAGACTGGGGCAACTGGTCATTATAAGGGTCCAAACAGGATTCAGACTGGGGCAACTGGTCATTATAAGGGTCCAAACAGGATTCAGACTGGGGCAACTGGTCATTATAAGGGTCCACACAGGATTCAGACTGGGGCAACTGGTCATTATAAGGGTCCACACAGGATTCAGACTGGGGCAACTGGTCATTACAAGGGTCCAAACAGGATTCAGTCTTGGGCAACTGGTCATTACAAGGGTCCAAACAGGATTCAGTCTTGGGCAACTGGTCAGGGTCCAAACAGGATTCAGTCTTGGGCAACTGGTCAGGGTCCAAACAGGATTCAGTCTTGGGCAACTGGTCAGGGTCCAAACAGGATTCAGTCTTGGGAAACTGGTCAGGGTCCAAACAGGATTCAGTCTTGGGAAACTGGTCAGGGTCCAAACAGGATTCAGTCTTGGGAAACTGGTCAGGGTCCAAACAGGATTCAGTCTTGGGAAACTGGTCAGGGTCCAAACAGGATTCACATACAGGCAACCGGTCATTATCAGGATCCAAATATAATTCAGACAAAACCAACTGGTCGGTGATTTGGGTCACAGAAGATAGAGGCAACTCATCATTAATATGGGCCATAACGGATTCAGACTTGGGCAAATTGTCAGTGTCAGGAGCCTCGGGGGAATCAGATAAAGACAAATGTTGAGTGTCAGAACTCAAACAGAATTCAGACTTAGGAAACTGTTCTTTGTCTGATTCAGACAAAGGCAAATTATCAGTGACAAGTGTCACAGAGGATTCAGACAGAGGCAACAAATCATTATTAGAGTCCAAACAATGTTCAGAAAAGGGCAACTGGTCAACAAGGGAGAAAACAAAGGGTTGAAATAACGTCAACTGGTCAATATCATGAGCCATAAAGGATTCAGACAGGGGCAACTGTTCGACTTCTGGGTCAAAAGATACTTCAGTTTTGGGTAACTGGTCAGTGCTGGGCACTGCACATAACTCAGTCTTGGTCAACTGGACATTGTCAAGAATCAAACACAACTCAGACTGGGGAATCTGTACAGAGTCAGGGTTCAAACAAGAATTACAGTTAGACAACAGTTCAAAGCTGGAATCCAAACATGATTCAGACTGGGACAAGTGGTCAGTGTCAGAGTCTAAATCAGATCCAGAATGGTGCAACGGCTCATGGTCAGGGTTCAAACAGGATTCACACTTGATAAACTGGTCAGTCTTGGGTTTCAAATCGTTATCAGACTGGGGCAAATGGCCATTATGAGGGTCCACAGAGAATTCTGAATGGGCCAACTGATCAGAGTCCAAACAGGATTCAAGCTGAGACACCTCATTGTCAAAATGGGATTCGGGCTGTGTAAATTGTTCACTGTCAGAGTCCAAATTTGACTCAGAGAGGGGCAACCGCTCGGTGTTGGGATCCAAACAGCATTCAGACTGAGGAAGTTTATTTTCCAAATGGGTTTCAAACTGTTTTACCTGTTCAATGTCAGGGTTCAACTGAGATTCAGAATGGGGCAACTGCTCATTGTTGTGGTCCACATAGGATTTAGACTGGAAGAGCTGTTGACAACTAGGATCAAAATGGGATTTAGACTGGGGTAAGTGGTCAATGTCTGGGTCCAAACAGGACTCGGAATGGGGCGACTTCTCAGGGTTGGTGCTCAAACACTTGGTAAAATGGTCTGTATTGAGGTCCAAACAATATTCATACTGGGGCAACTGGTCATGGTCAGGGTTCAAATAGGATTTACAATGGGCAAACTGATCAGTGTTGGAATGCAAACAGGATTCAGACTGGGGCAACTGGTCAGTGGCACGTACCATAAAAGATTCAGACTTGGGTAAATGTTCATTGTCATAGGCCAAGCAGGATTCGGCCTCAGGCAAATCATCAGCGTAAGGGTTGAAATAAATATCAGATTGTGAAAAATGGACAGTGTCAGGGTCCAAGTGGTTTTCAGTGTGGGACAACTGTGCAATGTCAGGATCTAAACAGGATTCAGATTGGGGCAACCGTACAGAGTCAGGGACTACAAAGGGTTCAGAAAGAAATTGTTGGTCAATTTTAAGAGGCAGACATGATTCAGGACAAATTTGGTCAATTGCAAGTGGTAAATAGTCAAATGATAGGGGCTTAAATTCATTTCCTTGGTGCATGGTGCAAGTAAACTGCAGCATCTGGTCTAAATCTGATGTTAAACTATTAATAGGCATAGGCACCTGATGAGAATCTAAAGCAGATACCAGGGAGAAATTAGCTAACTGGTCCGTTTTATGTGTCAGAGTGGGTTCAGGAAGGAGCAAGCGATGGACATCTACCAGGTAATCTGGGGACTGCTGATCTCTGTGGGGCAAATTCATTTCAGAAACAAGATAATGCTCAGATTCTTGGTTAAAGGGAGCTGGACACAGAGGCATGTGGGTATTATCAGATGGTACATTAATAAGAGGAGGCATGTGATCAAACATATGGGGTAGAAAAACAGGAGGCAAAGAATTTTGTGCTGACTCCTGGGATAAATTCAAAGTACATAGAGTGAGTTTACCATTCTGTTCCCCAGCCCAGGGGTCAGTAGCACACAGAGACTGGCAATACTCAGCCCCCGGAGGCCTTAGCAAGGACTCATCACACTGGGACAGCAGAGGGTGTGGAGCCGGCATGAACTCACCCTGCTCATCTGGTATTTGTAGTCTGGGCTGCAGGGAGACGCAGACCTTCTCCTCCGACCCCATCAGAAAATAGCCCCCTACCACCTGCTGGGGGGAGATAAGGTCTATAGCTCGCCCCACCTGCTGCCCCTTCAGATGTTCCGTTTCCAGACTGCCCCTCATGACACCCCAGGCAGTCAAATGAGGGTCCCCTTCCATCCTCATCAGTCCCTGCAGGCTGGAGGTCCGGGGGAGCTGTAATGAGGCTCGGGTGGTCTCCGATCCGTCTCTCACATCATCTCCTCATCCAGTGGTCTCTGACATGTTCcattattgcaaaaaaataaataaaaaataaatagctcCTCTGCTGATGTCCTGATGTCCCCCTCCCACTGCAAAAGGGGGGTCACTGCCAATGGCCCTCACCTGCCTCCTCTGTCCTGGGGTGCATCCTTCTGGGAACAGAGCAATAATCCAGGCTGCAGCGTCTACAGTGCCCTGCAAGGTGCAGATCCAGGGCTTTGGAACCTGCAAACACCCCGGAGCCAGGAAACAATGGAATAGAACGTTGTACCGGCCGGGCAGGTGCAGGGATCACAGCGGTGCTTAGAGGGCCCCGGGTACTGACTGGGGGGTGTCCAACGGGCGACAACCGAGGAGCCAGTGACTCTCCATCcgacagactgcaggatactgAGATAGGGGAGGCTGGGAGAAAAGGGAGGAGCAAGAGGGGGGTGTCTGATGATGGGGGAGAGGAATGAGCAGACGGTGGGTGTGATGTATGGACACAGAGGTGCTGGAGAGAAGAAGGGGAGCACCTACAGATCCACTACTACAGGAATGGGGGTGTCAGAGCATGGAGGGCACTGGGGTCTAATAAATAAGGAGGGGGAGGGTGGATGCAGTCAAAGGGGTTCGGTATAGAGGGGTGGGTTGATAGGGAAGGGGGTTTTATACAGAATCAAGGGGTTAACAGACAAAGGAGAGTGATCCAGTCAATTTAAGGGGTTAAAATGGGGTTGATAATAAATGGGGTGCTGTGACAGAATGAGGGGGTTCTAGTCTCGGTGCATCTGGTACAAAATAAAAGGGATGGGGGGGTAACATGAAATGGGGGATTGTGCATTTCTTGTAGGAGCATGGATATAAATAGGGACACTAATAAGGATAAGGTCTGTGGTATAATAAGGGGGCAGACTAACAATTGGGGGAGGAGAATGCAGGATGGCAGCCAAGGAGGGGGGGAAAGTGACTTAATACAATAAGGGAAGGAAAGAAGTGAGCTTACcaaagatggggagagagagggattaATGATACATATGGAGGCGGAAACCCCAAACCCAGGATTGTAGAACAGCAGTAACCCTTTAAGTGCATGGAGCAGATAATACTACAAGCACAATATGTAAAATCAGCACTGGACATTGCTACAGACAGACATAGAATTTCCTGCAGGTCTCCACACACTTTCTCTTACAATGTGTATCCAGCCCTGAGCCCTGGAACATGTCACTGAGGTATTGCATGTTGTGTGTTTGGGAAATAACACCTGCTAATACAAGTGCAGCAGCTGTATGTTCAGCAAGAGATTCCATGGCGTCATTACCCTGGAGAAGTCATGTAATGCTGTATGTCAGAATACCTGTGCTGTCCTACATTCTGTCCTGCTCTCATTTAACAATACTCcactataatatatgtgtgttacTCCATATTTACATATACTAAACATGTCAGGCCCTCCATATAAccagtatgtgtgtttgtgtgtgtgtatatatatatatatatatatatatatatatatatatatatatatatatatatatgacaccaaAAAAGTCTTTAAGCTAGAAAGCGCTTATTAACACCAAGTGCAAATATTAAACAGAAGTATACTTAAATTTTccaataggcagctccccagtcattcaacacctgtctgcaagtgtcaagcCTAATAAAtgagatacaaaaagacaggggtcgccaaacatagtgtattaaaagtgatataTGACACTCTCCACAGATATGTAGTGCTCGTACCGAATAATCAGTAAATCTGGGCCAAGATTAGCAGTCACTCTGATGGTACCGGATAAGATAGAAATCCTCTCAGCGAGCCCTTTATTCAGATAGCACATCCAGTCTGCAGACTCAAGAAAATGGCCACAATAGTATAATAACGTAAGATCAAATCAGAGCAATCATTTATTTGGCAGCAAATTGACTCtgcaacacagtaaaacaaatgcccgtacataaaaaaGGTAAAAACACGCTTATCTGTCCTCTAGCACATGCGCAGATGAAAGGAGTACCAGCCGGCACCGTCCCATACACATCCCAcaatggtcacaggatacagacaagaaacagctctccgacgcgtttcgtcttatacAAAGACTTTTTCAACTccttggcgccccctgtctttttgtatctcatatatatatatatatatatatatatatatatatatatatacatatatatatataatgtgttttcTGACAAGAAAAAATACAGATCATCCTATTTTCTGctccaataaatatttatttgtacagtAAATTAACCTTCAACTGCAAATACTATCCTCCACCATCTCACATGGTTATTATAATCATTATACTGCATGGATGCTATTAGGAATATATTAGGTGTATATTTTCCACATAATAGCCTGGATTTGATAGGACATGAATACAAGTgtggtatttatttttaaaaattcaatAGTTGTGGCCAGTTGATTGCTGTTGGATCTCTCTTGACTCCTGATGTTCCAGAAGTTTCACAGGGAGATCTGGTGGCTGGGGAggaggatgcaaaaagctttatCTTGTTCCTTGAACCATTATAGGATTTTCTTAGGTGTGTGACATGGAGTATTATCTTAGACATGGAGTATTATCTTGCTGAAAAAGCTCATTACAGACTGTACCATGAAGGGATGCTTCGTATTTGCACTGATTTTCAGGAATCCTCTCTCTTTCAAATATTGCACCTCTTGTTTCAAGGGGCCTAATGTACAGCAGTAAAACACAACCCACATGGCCACCATCAGCCTGCATTATTGACACCTGCGAAGATGGATCAATG
This window encodes:
- the RAB11FIP3 gene encoding rab11 family-interacting protein 3 isoform X2, which codes for MRMEGDPHLTAWGVMRGSLETEHLKGQQVGRAIDLISPQQVVGGYFLMGSEEKVCVSLQPRLQIPDEQGEFMPAPHPLLSQCDESLLRPPGAEYCQSLCATDPWAGEQNGKLTLCTLNLSQESAQNSLPPVFLPHMFDHMPPLINVPSDNTHMPLCPAPFNQESEHYLVSEMNLPHRDQQSPDYLVDVHRLLLPEPTLTHKTDQLANFSLVSALDSHQVPMPINSLTSDLDQMLQFTCTMHQGNEFKPLSFDYLPLAIDQICPESCLPLKIDQQFLSEPFVVPDSVRLPQSESCLDPDIAQLSHTENHLDPDTVHFSQSDIYFNPYADDLPEAESCLAYDNEHLPKSESFMVRATDQLPQSESCLHSNTDQFAHCKSYLNPDHDQLPQYEYCLDLNTDHFTKCLSTNPEKSPHSESCLDPDIDHLPQSKSHFDPSCQQLFQSKSYVDHNNEQLPHSESQLNPDIEQVKQFETHLENKLPQSECCLDPNTERLPLSESNLDSDSEQFTQPESHFDNEVSQLESCLDSDQLAHSEFSVDPHNGHLPQSDNDLKPKTDQFIKCESCLNPDHEPLHHSGSDLDSDTDHLSQSESCLDSSFELLSNCNSCLNPDSVQIPQSELCLILDNVQLTKTELCAVPSTDQLPKTEVSFDPEVEQLPLSESFMAHDIDQLTLFQPFVFSLVDQLPFSEHCLDSNNDLLPLSESSVTLVTDNLPLSESDKEQFPKSEFCLSSDTQHLSLSDSPEAPDTDNLPKSESVMAHINDELPLSSVTQITDQLVLSELYLDPDNDRLPVCESCLDPDQFPKTESCLDPDQFPKTESCLDPDQFPKTESCLDPDQFPKTESCLDPDQLPKTESCLDPDQLPKTESCLDPDQLPKTESCLDPCNDQLPKTESCLDPCNDQLPQSESCVDPYNDQLPQSESCVDPYNDQLPQSESCLDPYNDQLPQSESCLDPYNDQLPQSESCLDPYNDQLPQSESCLDPYNDQLPQSESCLDPYNDQLPQSESCLDPYNDQLPQSESCLDPYNDQLPQSESCVDPYNDQLPQSESCVDPYNDQLLQSESFLDPDSGQLPQSESHFDPSSQQLFQSESYVNHNNEQLSHSESQLNPYIDQEKQIESHFVNELPQSECCLDPNTVQLPHSESNLDSDIEQCTYSESHFDNEVSPLESCLDPDSSQLPKTESCLNLNSEHLTQSESCLDLYQFPQFESCLEPDQFPQSESCLDPDQFPQSESCLDPDQFPQSESCLDPDQFPQSESCLDPDQFPQSESCLDPDQFPQSESCMDPDQFPQSESCLDPDQFPQSESCMDPDQFPQSESCLDPDQFPQSESCLDPDQFPQSESCLDPDLFPQSESCLDPDLFPQPESCLDPDLLPQSESCLDPDLLPQSESCLDPDLFPQSESCLDPDQFPQSESCLDPDQFPQSESCLDPDLLPQSESCLDPDLLPQSESFLSDTGQHLPECSVVPHIDQLTQLEIDFAHDINHLPLSETLLDPNTEHLSLSDSYSAHDSDIFPLGESSVGPDTDYLNLSEFYLANDPDQPHLSEKSVPTEKDNLLLTDSCMLHKTGQIPLCESYISLNTDPLPISKSFVALNTDHLPLSESFVVPTSSQLPLFESSYVVPNTDQLSLSELSITPTINHLPLSESSVAPNTDRFPSSESFSATPNWFASSEPSSVAPSPVELPESKSSFVSDADQSESYLELFDCLSNSSQTSQSNTKLPNKPLEESQLTWDWTLNLDQMDLPCVTLDCESDLCLNLPPGNSRNQVNEIDDSFSIFCLDTPPDSTKMSPETDQFTLSGDLLSLCDIFSHLQADELVYPQKDSEQLCCKVDILSQSIMDNGFRTEQLPFIEEEAAYSQQHKSYPITAQSPVIISSGQKDFNSEGEPLSDNLSNMGFEAKPPSESSLKCHIPCSLHGANSQIDHCPLSPETDQSNFYCLNLLFEPDWLQQETESLPTSPSIGPSYSSPSFESVTFANVTSPLPHCDTSQSCSQSQVYKMESPLEKEETSPPSFDDSFLPPSEMGSSSLGLLGETAQLQVIVAQDPLDLLNDSAENIPLEMSKSPLPETNTPFQIVELPPCDVKEKQILLNSNSCSTSSNLGQLTTACSDSSFELPPSGIPYGPPQSNSSFGTTPLPQCIATADLPLTRTGSPLESVQLLSCGLHQPADSQDSASAPMSFRECDPLLGFSLDNSTPCSGDELARLRAVFEALDRDKDGFVKMEDFVQFATVYGAEQVKYLTGYLDPAGLGVINFRDFYRGISEIQNEDLDMQLYDMGYPSEEEPTCSVDFDDLAAFEVTEVTDSAYVGSESAYSECETFTDEDTGGLAAHEDPETEGDGAGSRGRAPATPEGLELSLCDISVITVTGQEEQFEDFGEGAEPDLFNNHCEEEEDGFNQTTSSSRRLTPSGAPISDRQLLAPPPCSALGGLYCSQCHKHVNRLEDLSTRLRYLEMDSPDKRTSSRKEARRLQHSGFLGEDSAEQQLTDMACDETDLTDKVLYLEQRVSELERDANTTGEQQNRLRQENLQLLHRAHALEEQLKDQELRSDEVYSEETRKHRDELRKMESDRSYQLSILKARVQELESENLELRTQLPSGKATTQRLVEENERLHEQLQELQHQLQEHLEQNSKLGGILNKEKFKQLSEKEKCQEVIEELRRELEQMQLMRLEMEHRMGLGNSAALQEYNCRTREAELEQEVRRLKQEQRGLKEQNEELNGQIINLSIQGAKNLFSTTFSDSLAAEISSVSRDELMEAIQKQEEINLRLQDYIDRIIVAIMETNPAILEVKIH